A stretch of the Filimonas lacunae genome encodes the following:
- a CDS encoding sigma 54-interacting transcriptional regulator — protein sequence MNIAKITTLGELKKSGYKPLSVKEEIRKNLITRIKNKENPFTGIMGYEDTVIPDTERALLSRHNILYLGLRGQAKTRMARQMVELLDEYVPVVAGSEVNDDPLRPLSKYSRDLIAEYGDATPVTWWHRSERYGEKLATPDVSVADLIGDVDPIKAANLRLSFADEQVIHYGIIPRSNRGIFVINELPDLQARIQVSLFNILQEGDIQIRGFKLRMPLDIQFVFTANPEDYTNRGSIVTPLKDRIESQILTHYPKTIETALSITEQEADILPEQQDVIDISDLVKRLIEQVAFEARSNEYVDKKSGVSARLTIAAYENAVSSAERRAIIHNEPKTQIWISDLVGIIPAITGKIELVYEGEQEGPYQVAVNLLDRAIRSQFVTYFPDPEKVKKKKPTGKKSQEAKVEENPYRSIINWFDSGNSIDVLVDMKDAEKIAALYQVDGLYAFVKRFFPQANEKEGALLMEFVLHGLSAYSLISKKVIDGRIQFKDLIGSMMNFGQMNFEEDDLTEDDLN from the coding sequence ATGAACATAGCGAAGATTACAACTTTAGGAGAGCTGAAGAAGAGTGGGTATAAGCCTTTAAGTGTAAAGGAAGAGATCAGGAAAAACCTGATCACCCGCATAAAGAACAAGGAAAATCCTTTTACAGGGATTATGGGGTATGAGGATACCGTTATTCCTGATACAGAGCGTGCTTTGTTAAGCCGTCATAATATTCTGTACCTGGGCCTTCGCGGACAGGCTAAAACACGTATGGCGCGCCAGATGGTGGAGTTGCTGGACGAGTATGTGCCTGTGGTGGCAGGTAGCGAGGTAAATGACGATCCCTTACGTCCGTTAAGTAAGTACTCCAGGGATCTGATAGCGGAGTATGGCGATGCAACACCGGTTACCTGGTGGCACCGGAGCGAGCGTTATGGCGAGAAGCTGGCTACGCCGGATGTGAGTGTAGCGGATTTGATAGGGGATGTGGATCCTATTAAGGCGGCTAACCTGCGTTTGAGTTTTGCAGATGAGCAGGTAATTCACTACGGCATTATCCCGCGTAGCAACCGTGGCATATTTGTGATTAACGAGCTGCCCGATTTGCAGGCGCGCATACAGGTGTCGCTGTTTAATATTTTACAGGAGGGCGATATACAGATACGGGGCTTTAAGCTGCGTATGCCGCTGGATATACAGTTTGTGTTTACGGCCAACCCGGAAGATTATACCAACCGTGGCAGCATTGTAACACCTTTAAAAGACCGTATTGAAAGCCAGATTTTAACGCACTATCCCAAAACGATAGAAACGGCGCTGTCTATTACAGAGCAGGAAGCGGATATTTTACCAGAGCAGCAGGATGTTATTGATATAAGTGACCTGGTGAAGCGTTTGATTGAGCAGGTGGCTTTTGAAGCAAGGAGTAATGAATACGTAGATAAGAAGAGTGGGGTAAGCGCCCGCCTTACTATTGCGGCTTACGAGAACGCCGTGAGCAGTGCCGAGCGCAGGGCTATTATTCACAACGAACCGAAAACACAGATATGGATCAGTGACCTGGTGGGCATTATCCCTGCCATTACTGGTAAAATTGAGCTGGTGTATGAAGGGGAGCAGGAAGGTCCGTACCAGGTGGCTGTGAACCTGCTGGACAGGGCTATCCGCTCGCAGTTTGTGACCTACTTCCCCGATCCGGAAAAGGTGAAGAAGAAAAAGCCTACCGGCAAAAAATCGCAGGAAGCCAAAGTAGAGGAAAACCCTTACAGAAGCATTATCAACTGGTTTGACAGTGGTAATTCTATTGATGTGCTGGTGGATATGAAAGATGCGGAGAAGATTGCAGCCTTATACCAGGTAGATGGTTTGTATGCTTTTGTGAAGCGCTTTTTCCCGCAGGCCAATGAGAAAGAAGGGGCTTTGCTGATGGAGTTTGTGCTGCATGGCCTTTCTGCTTATTCACTAATAAGCAAGAAGGTGATTGATGGCCGTATCCAGTTTAAAGACCTGATTGGCAGTATGATGAACTTCGGCCAAATGAACTTTGAAGAGGACGATTTGACCGAAGACGATCTGAACTAG